The window GAGCAGTCCCGTGTCCGGGTTGTCGGTGAAGATCCCGTCGATGCCCTGTTCGAAGTAGGTACGGAAGGCGGCAAGGGCGTCCCCGTACGCGGCCGGGTCGGTGCCCTTGCGGTACTCGGCCGGCAGGAAGCTGTTCTCGTTGCGCGCGGTGTAGGGGTGCAGCAGCAGGCCGCGGGCGTGGGCGTCCTTCACCAGGGTGGTCGGCGCGCCGAGCCGGCCGTCCGCGTCCCGCGGCAGGATCAGGTCCATGGTCGGGCCGATGCCCTGGGCGAAGCCTGCGATCCATTTCAGGCCCTCGGGCTTGACCAGGTCCGCGACCGTGCGCGGGTCCTTGGCCAGTTCGAAGTCCCAGGGGCGGGTGCCGGCCGCCGAGAGCAGGACCACGCGGGGCGCGGAGACCAGCCGGGACAGGCGCTGGATGCTGGAGGGCTCGAAGGACTGGAGGAAGACGGCGGCGCCTCGGCCGTCGCGCCCGTAGCGGCGCAGCAGCTTGGCGAGGGGCTCCTCCAGGCCGAGGCCGAGGCTGCGGAAGTAGCTGGGGTGCTTGGTCTCGACGTGCAGCCACACGCGCCTGCCGCGACGCCTGCCCTCCTGGTCGGCCCAGCGCAGCACCTCTTCGAAGGTGGGAACGGCCCACTGGCCGTCGTAGAGCGTGTTGCGCTGGCGGACGGCGGGGATACGTTCCTTCGCGCGCAGGGTCTTCAGCTCGGCCAGGGTGAAGTCCTCGGTGAACCAGCCGGTGACCGAGACGCCGTCGACGGACTTGGTGGTGCGCCGGGAGGCGAACTCGGGATGCTCGGCGACGTCGGTGGTCCCGCCGATCTCGTTCTCGTGGCGGCAGACCAGCCGGCCGTCCCTGGTCGGGACCAGGTCCTGCTCGACGACGTCGGCACCCAGGTCGAGGGCGAGCTGATACGAGCCGATCGTGTGCTCCGGCCGGTAGCCGCTGGCTCCGCGATGGCCGATGACGGTCGGGTACGGGAGGTCCCGGTGGCCCCCGTCGCCGTGCCCGCCGCCCTGCGCGTCACCCGCGGCGGAGGCGGGTCCCGCCGTGAGTCCGGTGATGCCGGTCCCCGCCGCCAGGACGGCCGCTCCCAGGACCGTGCGCCGCGCTGCCCCACCCTGTGTCATGAGTGCCACTCCTCGTCGTGAACGCCGTGTCGCGGCCCGCGATCGGCGTGCCGATGGTAGGCAAAGGGGGGTGACTCAGGAGGGTGCGACAACGGCACATCCGGGGAACTTGGCGCAAACAAGCGTCAACAATGCGTATCCGACACGTGAACCCGATGTGCGCAGGAAGCCGACCCGCGAGTATCGTCCTCACCTGCGCTACCGCCGCCAGGTCGGTGCGCGAACCGCTTTTCGATGCCGGAGGGCCCCACGTTGTTCCGTACGAAGCTCATCAAAGCCACTGTCGGACCGGTCATGCGCATGATGTTCCGTACCCGCGTGGAGGGCATCGAGAACATCCCCGGCACGGGGCCGGTGATCCTCGCGGGCAACCACCTGACCTTCATCGACTCCATGATCCTGCCGCTGGTGTGCGACCGTACGGTCCACTTCATCGGCAAGGACGAGTACGTCACCGGCAAGGGGATCAAGGGCCGCGCCATGGCCTGGTTCTTCACCGGCTCCGGCATGATCCCCGTCGACCGTGACGGTGCGAACGGCGGTGTCGCGGCCCTGATGACCGGTCGCCGCATCCTCGAAGAGGGCAAGATCTTCGGGATCTACCCCGAGGGCACCCGCTCCCCCGACGGCCGTCTCTACCGGGGCCGCACCGGCATCGCCCGCCTGACCCTGATGACCGGCGCCCCCGTGGTCCCGTTCGCGATGATCGGCACCGACAAGCTCCAGCCCGGCGGCGCCGGCATGCCGCGTCCGGGCCGCGTCACCGTCCGCTTCGGCGAGCCGATGGAGTTCTCCCGCTACGAGGGCATGGACCGCGACCGCTACGTCCTGCGCGCCGTCACCGACTCGGTGATGGCCGAGGTGATGCGTCTTTCGGGCCAGGAGTACGTCGACATGTACGCCACCAAGGCCAAGGCCGCGTAGCCCAGCCCCGCTACTGACGCTGGAGTGACCGGCTGACGCCCGCCGCCGTGGTGGTGGCGAGGATCCAGCCGGTTACGATCAGCAGGTACGAGAGCCACTGGTGCAGGCCGCCCGGCGCGAAGGCCGCTTCCTGGCCGAAACTGACGATCGGCACGAGCAGGTCGATCGTGTAGAACACCGCGTTGAAGTCAGGTGCCTCCCCCGCCTTCAGCGCGCGCGGCGGGTCGATCCCGTACGCGACCGACCCGGTCATCAGTAAGGCCAGCAGCCATCCCGCCGCGCGCAGGGGCCGGAAGCCGTAGCCGACGGTCCCGTCCTGCAGCAGTCCCCACACCCGGGCGGCCCGGGGCAGCGTGTGGCGGTGCCTGCGCAGCTTCGCGAGCTGGACGGTCCGGGCGCCCGCCTCGTCGCCCGCCGTACGGTAGGCCGATGCCAGCTGCTCGTAGGCGTACGGGAGGTAGCCGGACTCCTCCCGCTCCAGGGCGGGCAGCCGCTGCTCGGCGGGCAGATGCGGGGCGAGGGCGCGGTAGGTCAGGCCGTCGATGGCGATCCGCTCGGGCCAGGCCTCCGGATCGATGTGCAGCAGGTCGATGGTGGACCGGCGCAGGTTCACGTCGCCCCGGACCGTGTCGCACCGGCGCAGCCACATCTCGCCAATGGCGCAGCTGGAGGCGCGCAGGGCGGTCCCGTCCGGGTTGGCCAGGTCGGCGCGGGTGAGGTTGGCCTGCCCGGGTATGCGGGAGCCGGTGAGGTTGACCATGCCGCGGGCCTTCATCCGGTGCGCGCGCAGGTCGGTGCCGACGGTCAGGTTCTCGGCGTGCAGGGCGATCCCGCCGGGGGCGAGCAGCCGGGCACGGTCGAGCTGGACCTGGCCGCCTACGGTGGCGCCGTTGAGGCGGAGCTGGCCGTGCACGGTCAGGTCGTTCGCGATGATGTCGGTGTCGACCTCGACGTGGTTGAGCTGGAGCGGCGGCTCGTCCGCCTCCTCGCCGCTCGTGGGGCCGATCACGGCCCCCTGGAGGAAGAGCCCGCCGGCTATTTTGGCGCCCTGCAGCCGCACGGGGCCGGCGATCCGGCAGCAGGAGAGCCGCAGGACCACCTCGACGCGCACCGTGGAGGCGGTCAGGCCGGGGAGCGTGGAGTAGCCGAGGACCAGGGCGCGCAGCTGGGCCCCGTAGATCAGGGGCTTGCGCTCGAACCAGCAGTCGCGCAGCCGGATGGGGTGGTCGATGACGGCGTAGCGCAGGTCGAGCTTGCCCACGATCTTCGCGCCCTTGACCTTGAGTCCGGGGATCCGGCCCTGCACGGTGGGGCAGGCTCCCAGCAGGATGGCCCGCAGCACCTCGGCCCGCAGGGTGCGCTCGGGCCCCCAGTCGG is drawn from Streptomyces sp. NBC_01232 and contains these coding sequences:
- a CDS encoding glycerophosphodiester phosphodiesterase; the encoded protein is MTQGGAARRTVLGAAVLAAGTGITGLTAGPASAAGDAQGGGHGDGGHRDLPYPTVIGHRGASGYRPEHTIGSYQLALDLGADVVEQDLVPTRDGRLVCRHENEIGGTTDVAEHPEFASRRTTKSVDGVSVTGWFTEDFTLAELKTLRAKERIPAVRQRNTLYDGQWAVPTFEEVLRWADQEGRRRGRRVWLHVETKHPSYFRSLGLGLEEPLAKLLRRYGRDGRGAAVFLQSFEPSSIQRLSRLVSAPRVVLLSAAGTRPWDFELAKDPRTVADLVKPEGLKWIAGFAQGIGPTMDLILPRDADGRLGAPTTLVKDAHARGLLLHPYTARNENSFLPAEYRKGTDPAAYGDALAAFRTYFEQGIDGIFTDNPDTGLLAAEAFRPGRRPVNR
- a CDS encoding lysophospholipid acyltransferase family protein, producing MPEGPTLFRTKLIKATVGPVMRMMFRTRVEGIENIPGTGPVILAGNHLTFIDSMILPLVCDRTVHFIGKDEYVTGKGIKGRAMAWFFTGSGMIPVDRDGANGGVAALMTGRRILEEGKIFGIYPEGTRSPDGRLYRGRTGIARLTLMTGAPVVPFAMIGTDKLQPGGAGMPRPGRVTVRFGEPMEFSRYEGMDRDRYVLRAVTDSVMAEVMRLSGQEYVDMYATKAKAA
- a CDS encoding membrane-associated oxidoreductase — its product is MEINDLTPAERRVWEAFPRGDGVDFRAAPEDSSVDGADWGPERTLRAEVLRAILLGACPTVQGRIPGLKVKGAKIVGKLDLRYAVIDHPIRLRDCWFERKPLIYGAQLRALVLGYSTLPGLTASTVRVEVVLRLSCCRIAGPVRLQGAKIAGGLFLQGAVIGPTSGEEADEPPLQLNHVEVDTDIIANDLTVHGQLRLNGATVGGQVQLDRARLLAPGGIALHAENLTVGTDLRAHRMKARGMVNLTGSRIPGQANLTRADLANPDGTALRASSCAIGEMWLRRCDTVRGDVNLRRSTIDLLHIDPEAWPERIAIDGLTYRALAPHLPAEQRLPALEREESGYLPYAYEQLASAYRTAGDEAGARTVQLAKLRRHRHTLPRAARVWGLLQDGTVGYGFRPLRAAGWLLALLMTGSVAYGIDPPRALKAGEAPDFNAVFYTIDLLVPIVSFGQEAAFAPGGLHQWLSYLLIVTGWILATTTAAGVSRSLQRQ